Proteins from a genomic interval of Flammeovirgaceae bacterium SG7u.111:
- the ftsY gene encoding signal recognition particle-docking protein FtsY, with amino-acid sequence MGIFDKFFNKEKKESLDKGLEKTRSNIFGKLSKALVGKATVDDDVLDELEEILISSDVGVGTTVKIIERIEKRVAKDKYLTTSELNKILKEEIAELLSENKSEDLQGFEITSDKKPYVILVVGVNGVGKTTTIGKISAQFKNAGYKVVLGAADTFRAAAVDQLKLWGERVGVPVVSHGMNTDPASVAFDAVKQGVEDGADIVIIDTAGRLHTKVNLMNELSKIRRVITKVIPDAPHEVLLVLDGSTGQNALIQAQEFTKATEVTAMAITKLDGTAKGGVVIGISDEFKIPVKYIGVGERVEDLQLFNKMAFVDSLFS; translated from the coding sequence ATGGGTATTTTCGACAAATTCTTTAATAAGGAAAAAAAAGAGTCACTTGACAAAGGGCTTGAGAAAACAAGGAGTAACATCTTTGGTAAGCTGAGCAAGGCTTTGGTAGGAAAGGCTACCGTAGATGATGACGTGCTTGATGAGCTGGAAGAAATACTCATCAGTTCGGATGTAGGAGTGGGGACTACGGTCAAGATTATAGAGCGAATTGAAAAAAGGGTGGCAAAAGACAAGTATTTGACTACCTCAGAATTAAATAAGATCCTGAAGGAGGAAATAGCCGAATTGCTCTCAGAAAACAAATCAGAAGACCTACAAGGGTTTGAGATAACCTCAGACAAAAAGCCGTATGTAATCCTGGTTGTAGGAGTGAACGGTGTAGGGAAGACAACAACTATAGGTAAGATTTCGGCTCAGTTCAAAAATGCTGGCTACAAAGTGGTATTAGGAGCTGCCGATACGTTCCGAGCTGCTGCGGTTGACCAACTGAAGCTTTGGGGCGAGAGGGTTGGCGTACCTGTAGTTTCCCACGGAATGAACACAGATCCTGCTTCGGTGGCTTTCGATGCGGTGAAGCAAGGCGTTGAAGATGGTGCCGATATTGTAATTATTGATACTGCAGGTAGGCTTCACACCAAAGTGAACCTGATGAACGAGCTTTCTAAGATCAGAAGAGTGATTACGAAAGTGATTCCAGATGCACCTCATGAGGTGCTGTTGGTGCTTGATGGAAGTACAGGGCAAAATGCCCTTATCCAAGCTCAAGAGTTTACCAAAGCGACCGAGGTGACAGCTATGGCTATTACCAAACTAGATGGAACGGCAAAGGGTGGAGTAGTTATTGGAATTTCCGATGAGTTCAAAATTCCAGTAAAATACATAGGAGTAGGAGAAAGAGTAGAAGACTTGCAACTCTTCAATAAAATGGCATTTGTCGATTCTCTATTCAGTTAG
- the rpmB gene encoding 50S ribosomal protein L28 — protein sequence MSRVCQITGKRTRVGNNVSKANNKTKRKFYPNLQKKKFYIPEEDRWVTLKVSTSALRTINKNGITAVLKKAKDKGVLV from the coding sequence ATGTCTAGAGTTTGCCAAATTACAGGAAAGAGGACAAGGGTAGGTAATAATGTTTCGAAGGCTAATAACAAAACCAAAAGAAAATTTTACCCAAATCTTCAAAAGAAGAAGTTTTATATCCCTGAGGAAGATCGTTGGGTCACCTTGAAAGTTTCAACAAGTGCTCTTCGTACCATCAACAAAAATGGTATCACGGCAGTGTTGAAAAAAGCCAAAGATAAAGGCGTTTTAGTTTAA
- a CDS encoding DUF4295 domain-containing protein — MAKKVVATLKKEGGIKFVKVVKAIKNPETGAYSFKSEIVPEDMVNQVLGK, encoded by the coding sequence ATGGCTAAGAAGGTAGTAGCAACGCTAAAAAAAGAAGGCGGAATTAAATTTGTGAAAGTAGTGAAGGCCATCAAGAACCCTGAAACTGGCGCTTACTCTTTCAAGAGCGAGATTGTCCCTGAAGACATGGTAAATCAAGTGTTGGGCAAGTAA
- a CDS encoding Sua5/YciO/YrdC/YwlC family protein — protein MQATLPRTIKILGDGLTAGANALQMVSLLAKRYGLSPEVRNGHEACLTMGDGNATSISNFLMALKSYQPLTEEFKLEIEEGEINISQLGHRINRTQPDYTLLLNDQRITDHKIVVSEMAKLLERGKIVAMKGKGGFSIICNAMDEITINQLRRLKRRGGKPFSAMFRDLPTLKEYVEVSAQEEEQVTSKYKPTVLLKIKKNLAGGVVNGLKSIGAKLPFKEIYEEIFDETSLDALVITSGNFPNEPIISDNEEAVNRLSLLCDAILVYDRKIKTRLDESCLMVANRKKRFIRRSRGFAPYQIKLRSNAEGIVAVGGEMFNTLALGKRDKAVISQQIGDLRNKPTLDFYKETYQKICGSYMVRPQLFVHDMNPAYLSTQFARKMSTNCLPVQHHHAHIASCMVENGLDEKVIGICFDGAGFGDDGKIWGGEFFTCDLANYERDLHLEYMPMPGGVIAVEEPWRMGLSYLLNAFGYKVLGFNIPFLKGLRKEKVDLLLMSLKDNMDSPFTSSIGRLFDAVAAIVNINIYKTFHSEASVRLESIADSSVNECYPFEMGKVIRVQNTIRAIVEDVQKGIPNAIISGKFHRTVVEMTLQAANMLRSQSHINRVVLSGGVFQNKLLLEWVEDALSENNFDVYSHSQVPFNDGGLALGQLAIASKRLAEIERLKEVGNIQHA, from the coding sequence ATGCAAGCAACTTTGCCACGAACAATTAAGATTTTGGGTGATGGACTTACCGCTGGAGCTAACGCTTTGCAGATGGTCAGTCTATTGGCCAAAAGGTATGGGCTAAGCCCTGAGGTGCGCAATGGGCATGAAGCATGCTTGACCATGGGCGACGGAAACGCTACCTCCATTTCCAATTTTTTAATGGCCCTAAAAAGTTACCAGCCCCTTACCGAAGAATTTAAGCTAGAGATTGAAGAAGGTGAAATAAATATCAGCCAACTTGGTCATCGGATAAATAGGACGCAGCCAGATTATACACTTCTCCTAAATGACCAACGCATTACCGATCATAAAATAGTAGTTAGCGAAATGGCCAAACTGCTGGAAAGAGGGAAAATAGTGGCCATGAAAGGGAAAGGTGGTTTCAGCATTATTTGTAATGCAATGGATGAAATTACTATCAATCAGTTGAGGCGACTCAAGCGAAGAGGAGGAAAGCCTTTCTCGGCTATGTTCAGAGATTTGCCAACACTTAAAGAATATGTGGAGGTTTCAGCCCAAGAAGAGGAACAGGTCACTTCAAAGTATAAGCCTACCGTCTTGCTCAAAATCAAGAAGAACTTAGCAGGAGGGGTGGTGAATGGTTTAAAAAGTATTGGTGCTAAATTACCTTTCAAGGAAATTTATGAAGAAATATTTGATGAAACATCGTTAGATGCCCTCGTCATTACCAGTGGGAATTTCCCAAATGAGCCTATCATCAGCGACAACGAAGAGGCGGTCAACCGTCTTTCTTTGCTGTGTGATGCCATATTGGTTTATGATAGAAAAATAAAAACAAGGCTAGACGAGTCTTGCTTGATGGTTGCCAACAGAAAGAAACGCTTTATTCGTAGGTCGAGAGGATTTGCTCCTTATCAGATAAAACTTCGGAGCAATGCGGAAGGAATAGTGGCTGTAGGAGGGGAGATGTTCAACACACTTGCACTTGGCAAGCGTGATAAAGCGGTGATAAGCCAGCAGATCGGTGATCTTCGCAATAAACCTACGCTAGATTTCTACAAGGAAACCTATCAGAAGATATGCGGTTCTTATATGGTGCGTCCGCAACTGTTTGTACACGACATGAACCCGGCGTATCTTTCTACACAGTTTGCCAGAAAGATGAGCACCAACTGTTTGCCTGTACAGCATCATCATGCACACATTGCTTCTTGCATGGTAGAAAATGGGCTCGATGAAAAAGTAATAGGCATTTGCTTCGATGGAGCAGGTTTTGGCGATGATGGTAAAATTTGGGGGGGAGAATTTTTTACCTGCGACTTGGCAAACTATGAAAGAGATTTACACCTAGAATATATGCCTATGCCAGGTGGGGTTATAGCTGTCGAAGAGCCTTGGAGAATGGGCTTATCCTATTTGCTTAACGCATTTGGCTATAAGGTACTTGGGTTTAACATCCCATTTTTAAAAGGGCTTCGGAAGGAAAAAGTTGATCTTTTATTGATGTCGCTCAAAGATAATATGGATAGCCCTTTTACCTCAAGCATAGGCAGGCTGTTCGATGCTGTTGCCGCAATAGTTAATATAAATATCTACAAAACATTCCATAGCGAAGCATCTGTGCGACTCGAATCTATTGCTGACAGTTCTGTAAACGAATGCTACCCTTTTGAAATGGGGAAGGTTATACGGGTGCAAAATACAATCCGTGCCATAGTGGAAGATGTACAAAAAGGGATTCCGAATGCCATTATTTCGGGTAAATTTCACCGAACTGTTGTAGAGATGACTCTTCAAGCAGCAAATATGCTGCGGAGTCAATCGCACATCAATAGGGTAGTGCTTTCGGGAGGAGTATTCCAAAATAAACTCTTGCTCGAGTGGGTGGAAGATGCCCTTTCGGAAAATAATTTTGATGTGTACAGCCATAGCCAAGTTCCCTTCAACGACGGTGGGCTCGCACTTGGGCAATTAGCCATTGCATCTAAGCGTTTGGCTGAAATTGAACGCTTGAAAGAGGTAGGAAATATTCAACATGCTTAG
- a CDS encoding dihydroorotate dehydrogenase-like protein, with amino-acid sequence MNLKTSYMGLELNSPIIISSSDLTSSIDSIIKCEEAGAGAVVLKSLFEEQILANSDIFNTQEPLYQWFSEAIEYAGELSKVHGIDQYLHLIQKAKKKTKIPIIASINCVTPQEWTIFAKQLETAGADGLELNISIFPFSESVSGAVVEQQYVDIVRNVKQQVGIPVSVKMGPYFSNISQMVHRLDNNGVDALIMFNRFYQPDVDVDHMRLEVGNILSSKEEMAHSLRWIGLLSSKINCDLAASTGVHDGKSVIKQLLVGASATQVCSAIYSKGFKHIQTMLNDVETWMKDRGFNSISEFKGRLVNDEKNTVEWERVQFMKKVSGKTPRPSITD; translated from the coding sequence ATGAACCTTAAAACAAGTTATATGGGGCTAGAACTCAATAGCCCAATCATAATTAGTAGCTCAGACCTTACCAGCTCTATTGACAGCATTATTAAGTGTGAAGAAGCTGGTGCAGGTGCAGTAGTTTTAAAATCATTATTTGAAGAGCAAATCTTGGCAAATAGCGATATTTTCAACACCCAAGAACCTCTTTATCAATGGTTCAGCGAAGCTATTGAGTATGCTGGGGAACTGTCTAAAGTCCATGGAATAGACCAATATTTACACCTGATACAAAAGGCTAAAAAGAAAACAAAAATACCGATCATTGCCAGTATAAACTGCGTAACCCCTCAAGAGTGGACTATTTTTGCTAAGCAACTGGAAACAGCCGGAGCAGATGGCCTAGAACTCAATATTTCTATTTTTCCTTTTAGTGAATCTGTTTCTGGTGCAGTTGTGGAACAACAATATGTAGATATTGTACGAAATGTGAAGCAGCAGGTGGGAATTCCAGTTTCGGTAAAAATGGGACCCTATTTTTCAAACATATCACAAATGGTTCACCGCTTAGATAATAACGGTGTAGATGCCCTGATCATGTTCAATAGGTTTTACCAACCAGATGTTGACGTAGACCACATGAGGCTAGAAGTAGGCAATATATTAAGCAGCAAGGAAGAGATGGCCCATTCGCTTAGGTGGATCGGTTTACTTTCTAGCAAAATAAATTGTGATTTGGCAGCGTCTACAGGTGTGCACGATGGCAAAAGTGTGATCAAGCAATTATTGGTGGGGGCTTCTGCCACTCAGGTTTGCTCAGCTATATATTCTAAAGGATTCAAACACATCCAAACCATGCTCAACGATGTGGAAACTTGGATGAAAGACAGAGGTTTCAATTCCATTTCCGAGTTTAAAGGAAGATTAGTGAACGACGAGAAAAATACGGTAGAATGGGAAAGGGTTCAGTTCATGAAAAAAGTTAGTGGAAAAACACCTCGGCCGAGTATAACAGATTAG
- a CDS encoding caspase family protein, with translation MLKHFSTLIFLLLTSITVFGQQGKPRLVIDPQGHSAMVKDVVFTKDGKTLISISDDKTIRLWNSSNGALRRTIRGQIGDGPMGMLNAGAITPDGDLLAVGGYLENDEVRLIHLASGKQVATLLGHKNVVTDLSFSGDGKLLATASGDKTVNVWSIPLDTQNELSALKATPQLKATLKGHTQPVYGVAFSPNGFKVVSASFDGTLRLNYLNPDGSQKGEAKVMAEHSGAVYCVAFSPDGKYIASGGLDGKIYLWDSDGNFYNIIEKLGEEIYTISFSHELNKLVAMTAHGTVYEIPYGLTLGKFVKHDNTVRASAFAPIRTKDGKEVIATAGGINNDIFLWDSEDGKVFQRIKGDGRAVLTVAFEKGSHRIAFSNNERANLSVRPFEKTFDFDSLRLGLKKPNAELFQPPTTSYKGISVSKKDDFTLVLSNGVQIKNTASTGRTIRSFTFTPTGELVVGSAGSLRSYNLKGELVKEFVGHNGEVWSVAVSSDGRLMASASTDQSIKVWNVQTGENLASLFVTATNDWICWTPQGFYGASAGGEKYIGWHVNKGGGNTAEYYPVKTFQKKFFIPEIVQSTIANGSFTNAVVAYAKKTGKVVEVNEEITSFLPPKVEWITPEKYITTVKTSAIKVKAKVTSGRPITEVKVLLDGRPIPQMRGFQVNSTNSPKMKWVEFEVPIINAENTIQIYAANSEASGLSEDRIVRYKAPSSFADEDEILDFDVYDYLKKPNLYLLSIGVSDYENPDWDLNYADDDAKAVVAAYKKRQSKIYSNVYTKELLDENATKANIVSAFKWLEENATYKDMVVIFIASHGFNEDNQFYILPHDGDPTNLSGTAVDWKAFAKTLGGLSSKVLLYLDACHSGQLAKNVVNNTEPIRNMSDEKNGVVIMAASTGDESSLETPDWGHGAFTYALLEGIDKGLADLKPDRIIYLRELDFYVSDKVHELTEGRQNPTTLRPSTITNLPVVSLD, from the coding sequence ATGCTAAAGCATTTTTCAACTCTGATTTTCCTTCTGCTTACCAGTATTACAGTTTTTGGGCAACAGGGAAAACCTCGTTTGGTAATCGATCCTCAAGGGCATTCTGCCATGGTCAAGGATGTGGTTTTTACCAAAGATGGCAAAACCCTCATTTCCATTTCCGATGACAAAACCATCCGTCTTTGGAACAGCAGCAACGGTGCTTTGCGAAGAACTATCCGTGGGCAAATTGGCGATGGGCCTATGGGTATGCTCAATGCTGGAGCTATTACTCCCGATGGCGATTTGCTTGCCGTAGGTGGTTATTTGGAAAATGATGAGGTGCGCCTCATCCACTTGGCTTCGGGCAAGCAGGTTGCTACGCTTTTGGGGCATAAAAATGTGGTGACAGACCTTTCTTTTTCTGGTGATGGAAAATTACTGGCTACGGCGAGTGGTGATAAAACCGTAAATGTTTGGTCAATCCCACTCGACACACAAAATGAGCTTTCTGCACTGAAAGCGACACCGCAGCTCAAGGCAACATTGAAAGGGCATACGCAGCCTGTATATGGTGTTGCATTTTCCCCAAACGGGTTCAAGGTTGTTTCTGCCTCTTTTGATGGCACATTGCGTCTCAATTACCTCAATCCTGATGGTTCTCAAAAAGGCGAAGCTAAGGTGATGGCGGAGCATTCGGGAGCGGTCTATTGCGTCGCTTTTTCTCCTGATGGAAAGTACATAGCCTCTGGCGGACTAGATGGGAAAATCTACCTATGGGATAGCGATGGGAATTTTTACAACATCATAGAAAAGCTTGGAGAAGAAATTTACACCATTTCCTTTTCCCACGAGCTGAACAAGCTAGTGGCCATGACGGCGCACGGAACGGTGTATGAAATTCCTTATGGGCTTACCTTGGGGAAATTTGTAAAGCACGATAACACTGTAAGAGCTTCAGCCTTTGCTCCTATCCGAACCAAAGACGGTAAAGAAGTAATTGCCACGGCAGGGGGGATTAATAACGATATTTTCCTATGGGATTCGGAAGATGGAAAAGTGTTCCAGCGAATAAAAGGAGATGGGCGTGCCGTGCTCACCGTTGCGTTTGAGAAAGGCTCGCACCGGATTGCGTTCAGCAACAACGAGCGTGCGAATCTCAGTGTAAGGCCTTTTGAAAAAACATTTGATTTCGACTCGCTCAGGTTGGGTCTGAAAAAACCTAATGCAGAACTTTTCCAACCACCCACCACTTCGTATAAAGGAATTTCTGTTAGCAAAAAAGATGATTTTACCTTGGTGCTGAGCAACGGGGTTCAGATCAAAAACACGGCAAGTACAGGTCGCACTATTCGTTCCTTCACGTTCACACCAACGGGTGAGTTGGTAGTGGGAAGTGCAGGCTCACTTCGCTCTTACAACCTAAAAGGAGAATTGGTAAAAGAGTTTGTGGGACACAACGGTGAAGTTTGGTCAGTTGCGGTTTCCTCTGATGGGAGGTTGATGGCCTCGGCAAGTACCGATCAGTCCATAAAAGTATGGAATGTACAGACGGGTGAAAACCTTGCATCGCTGTTTGTGACGGCTACTAACGATTGGATTTGCTGGACTCCGCAAGGATTTTACGGAGCTTCGGCAGGTGGGGAAAAGTACATTGGCTGGCATGTGAACAAAGGTGGTGGAAATACGGCAGAGTATTATCCTGTAAAAACGTTCCAAAAGAAATTTTTCATCCCAGAGATAGTTCAGAGTACCATAGCTAATGGTTCGTTTACCAATGCGGTGGTAGCTTATGCCAAAAAAACAGGTAAGGTGGTAGAAGTAAATGAGGAAATAACTTCTTTCCTTCCTCCAAAAGTAGAGTGGATTACTCCTGAAAAATACATTACTACGGTAAAAACGAGTGCCATAAAAGTAAAGGCAAAAGTTACTTCGGGCAGGCCTATTACCGAAGTGAAGGTTTTGCTAGATGGCAGACCAATTCCCCAAATGCGCGGTTTTCAAGTGAACAGTACCAACTCTCCAAAAATGAAATGGGTGGAGTTTGAAGTGCCAATTATCAATGCGGAAAACACGATCCAGATTTATGCGGCTAACTCCGAAGCATCGGGGCTTTCCGAAGATAGAATTGTTCGCTACAAAGCGCCTTCATCCTTTGCCGATGAAGATGAAATATTGGACTTTGATGTGTACGATTACTTAAAAAAGCCGAACCTATATTTGCTCAGCATCGGGGTTTCTGATTATGAAAATCCTGATTGGGATCTGAACTATGCCGATGACGATGCAAAAGCGGTAGTGGCTGCATACAAAAAGCGTCAGTCTAAGATTTATTCCAATGTCTACACGAAGGAGTTGTTGGATGAAAATGCGACCAAGGCTAATATAGTCAGTGCATTTAAGTGGCTAGAAGAAAATGCTACCTACAAAGATATGGTGGTGATTTTCATTGCCTCACACGGCTTCAATGAGGATAACCAGTTTTATATTTTGCCCCACGATGGCGACCCAACCAACCTCAGCGGAACAGCCGTAGACTGGAAAGCTTTTGCCAAAACACTAGGTGGTTTATCTTCCAAGGTATTGCTTTACCTCGATGCGTGCCATAGCGGTCAGTTGGCGAAAAATGTGGTGAATAATACAGAGCCAATCCGGAATATGTCGGATGAAAAAAATGGTGTAGTGATCATGGCGGCATCAACTGGGGATGAGAGCTCTCTGGAAACTCCTGACTGGGGACATGGTGCTTTTACCTATGCGCTTCTCGAAGGAATTGACAAAGGCTTGGCTGACCTAAAGCCTGATAGGATAATTTACCTGCGCGAGCTAGATTTTTATGTATCTGATAAGGTGCATGAGCTTACAGAAGGGAGGCAAAACCCGACGACGCTTCGTCCAAGTACTATTACCAACTTGCCCGTAGTTTCATTGGATTAA
- a CDS encoding porin family protein gives MEKCYLVLAFGFLYTFLFLSPEKSFSQKYHSKSYFKKNYPGYVSVGRKGLTSNFFFGVKGGLAYSDITGTLLIQAERQDSYNPVLFTTGGLVAISNLSDLFSLKGELNYLTRGSNYESVGDWETIISNIYREYIEMPVALNINFFSPLSTFKPALYAGGSVSYLLSAKKTDIVYENVDLIEYYREEGIDVKESFNTIDYGLVLGGSCNVFIKRNLMLIFDLKSYLGFANINKYPSEEAQQVFTRNIEMVFSTGILFGN, from the coding sequence ATGGAAAAATGCTACCTCGTATTAGCCTTTGGCTTCTTATATACATTTCTATTCCTTTCCCCGGAAAAATCCTTCTCCCAAAAATACCATAGCAAAAGTTATTTTAAGAAAAACTACCCTGGCTACGTAAGTGTAGGTAGAAAAGGACTTACCTCTAACTTCTTCTTTGGGGTGAAAGGTGGCTTGGCTTATTCGGATATTACAGGAACATTATTGATACAGGCAGAGAGGCAAGATAGCTATAATCCTGTACTGTTTACCACAGGAGGTTTGGTGGCAATAAGTAATCTTTCAGACCTTTTTAGTTTAAAAGGAGAATTGAATTACCTTACAAGAGGATCGAATTACGAAAGCGTAGGAGATTGGGAGACAATTATTTCCAATATTTATAGGGAGTACATAGAAATGCCAGTTGCCTTGAATATTAATTTCTTTTCGCCACTAAGTACATTCAAGCCAGCATTATATGCGGGAGGTTCGGTTTCATATCTGCTAAGTGCAAAAAAAACGGATATTGTCTACGAAAATGTAGATTTGATAGAATACTATAGGGAAGAAGGGATAGATGTAAAAGAAAGTTTTAATACGATTGATTATGGGCTTGTATTGGGAGGAAGTTGCAATGTTTTCATAAAGAGGAATTTGATGCTCATTTTCGACCTTAAAAGCTATTTAGGCTTTGCCAATATCAACAAATATCCTTCTGAAGAAGCGCAACAAGTTTTTACCAGAAATATCGAAATGGTTTTCTCAACAGGAATTTTGTTTGGAAATTGA
- a CDS encoding dicarboxylate/amino acid:cation symporter: MQKKKLALHWQIIIGMVLGVIVGLILIYGGWIQFASDWIKPFGTIFINLLKLIAVPLVLFSLVKGITSLSDMSKLSAMGSRTVLIYLFTTLIAVSLGLLIVNITKPGKSFTEETRIELNEKFASQAGAKTESAKKVKEDGPLAPLVKMVPSNIFEAFTSNSNMLQIIVFAILFGVAMVMIKSPVTEPIEKLFTGINDIIIQMVNIIMKMSPLGVFALIASLMAEVAGDDPERAMELLKVLGIYSISVIFGLAIMIFAVYPLLLRFFAKVNYLDFFKGIAPAQLMAFSTSSSAATLPVTMKCVEEELGVSNETASFVLPLGATVNMDGTSLYQGVAAVFIAQAYGLDLSLAQQLGIVLTATLASIGTAAVPSAGIVMLIIVLAQAKIPVEGIALILAPDRLLDMCRTVVNVTGDASVCSIIEKTVNKKELSIES; encoded by the coding sequence ATGCAAAAGAAAAAACTCGCGCTTCATTGGCAAATTATCATCGGGATGGTTCTGGGCGTTATCGTCGGGCTTATCCTTATTTATGGTGGATGGATACAATTTGCCTCCGACTGGATCAAGCCCTTTGGTACTATCTTCATTAATCTGCTCAAGCTGATTGCCGTTCCCCTCGTATTATTCTCTCTTGTGAAAGGAATTACCAGCCTTTCAGATATGTCGAAGCTTTCGGCCATGGGCTCACGGACAGTTTTAATTTATCTGTTCACAACTCTGATAGCGGTTTCCTTGGGCTTGCTGATAGTAAACATTACAAAGCCAGGAAAAAGCTTTACTGAAGAAACTAGAATAGAGCTGAACGAAAAATTTGCTAGCCAAGCGGGAGCAAAAACCGAAAGTGCTAAAAAGGTGAAAGAAGATGGCCCACTTGCTCCATTAGTGAAAATGGTGCCAAGCAATATCTTCGAAGCATTTACCAGTAATAGCAATATGCTGCAAATCATCGTGTTTGCAATTTTGTTTGGGGTGGCGATGGTGATGATAAAATCGCCAGTCACTGAGCCAATAGAAAAGCTGTTTACGGGTATAAATGACATCATTATCCAAATGGTGAATATTATCATGAAAATGTCTCCATTAGGTGTTTTTGCCCTCATAGCCTCGCTCATGGCTGAGGTGGCAGGAGATGACCCCGAAAGAGCGATGGAATTGCTAAAAGTACTTGGTATTTATAGTATTTCCGTGATTTTCGGTCTGGCTATTATGATTTTTGCGGTGTACCCACTGCTGCTTCGCTTTTTTGCAAAAGTTAATTACTTGGATTTCTTCAAAGGGATTGCCCCAGCACAGTTGATGGCTTTTTCCACCAGCTCAAGTGCGGCAACCTTGCCCGTAACTATGAAATGTGTGGAAGAGGAGCTAGGTGTTTCAAATGAAACAGCCAGTTTTGTGCTGCCTTTGGGTGCAACGGTGAACATGGACGGGACAAGCCTTTACCAAGGAGTTGCGGCAGTTTTCATTGCACAGGCTTATGGGCTTGACCTTTCCTTGGCACAGCAATTGGGCATCGTACTTACAGCGACCTTGGCTTCTATAGGAACTGCTGCAGTACCCAGTGCAGGCATTGTGATGCTAATCATTGTATTGGCACAAGCTAAAATTCCTGTAGAAGGTATCGCTTTGATTTTAGCTCCCGATAGGCTGCTAGATATGTGCCGAACCGTAGTGAACGTGACGGGCGATGCTTCCGTTTGTTCCATTATAGAGAAAACGGTGAACAAAAAAGAGTTGAGTATAGAAAGCTAG
- a CDS encoding IS5 family transposase, whose product METGYTRLTSRQWQYIKEYLPVERKRKYDLRDVVDSILYCMRSGQQWRSLSGEGRPPWNVVYYYFRKWQGDNTLFRLNAALNQLERKRKGKKATPSMLSIDSQSVKCAPFIGQDTGLDGNKKVNGRKRHVITDTLGLVWGVVATGANEHDGTIGQRVVEPLLGYLHRMEKILADQAYKKKFTGWVEDNIRGVEVEISSCPPTPRGFVPIKWRWVTERTFGTFNFFRRLSKDYEKTTKSQEAWVLWQNCQIILNRIKKMPI is encoded by the coding sequence ATGGAAACAGGATATACCCGCTTGACCTCCCGGCAATGGCAATATATAAAAGAATATCTTCCCGTGGAAAGGAAACGCAAATATGACCTCAGGGACGTGGTGGACTCGATCTTGTACTGCATGCGCAGCGGACAGCAGTGGCGCAGCCTCTCGGGCGAGGGACGCCCTCCTTGGAATGTGGTATACTATTATTTCCGCAAGTGGCAGGGGGACAACACGCTTTTTCGGCTGAACGCGGCACTCAACCAACTAGAGCGCAAGAGGAAGGGCAAGAAGGCGACCCCGAGCATGCTTTCCATTGATAGCCAGTCGGTAAAGTGCGCGCCTTTTATCGGGCAGGACACGGGGCTGGACGGCAACAAGAAGGTGAACGGGAGAAAAAGGCACGTCATCACCGATACGCTCGGGCTGGTATGGGGAGTGGTCGCCACTGGCGCCAACGAGCATGACGGCACGATAGGGCAACGGGTGGTGGAGCCCCTCTTGGGCTACCTGCACAGGATGGAAAAGATCCTGGCAGACCAGGCCTATAAAAAGAAGTTCACCGGATGGGTAGAGGACAACATAAGGGGCGTAGAGGTCGAGATATCCTCTTGTCCCCCAACCCCCAGGGGCTTTGTGCCCATCAAGTGGAGATGGGTCACCGAGAGGACATTCGGCACGTTCAATTTCTTCCGGAGGCTGTCCAAAGACTATGAAAAAACTACCAAAAGCCAAGAAGCTTGGGTTTTATGGCAAAACTGCCAAATAATACTTAATAGGATCAAAAAAATGCCTATTTAA
- the rpmG gene encoding 50S ribosomal protein L33, which translates to MAKKGNRVQVILECTEHKASGMKGTSRYITTKNRKNTPERLELKKFNPILKKNTVHKEIK; encoded by the coding sequence ATGGCAAAGAAAGGAAATAGGGTGCAGGTGATTTTGGAGTGCACAGAGCACAAAGCCTCTGGCATGAAAGGTACGTCAAGGTACATCACTACCAAAAACCGTAAAAACACCCCAGAAAGATTGGAGCTTAAGAAGTTCAATCCTATTTTGAAAAAAAATACTGTTCACAAAGAAATTAAATAA